One Micromonospora sp. WMMD1120 genomic region harbors:
- a CDS encoding glycoside hydrolase family 3 N-terminal domain-containing protein: MDLDPGLRRLALGTLLAAYPGPVPPDWAVDLLADGLAGHTLFGTNVHDTAQVAASTAALRAGRPDALIAIDEEGGDVTRLAHATGSPYPGNAALGAIGDVALTRRVYQSIGAELAALGITVNLAPTVDVNTADDNPVIGTRSFGADPVRVAAHSAAAVAGLQAAGVAACAKHFPGHGATVTDSHHELPTVDAPLSLLRQRDLPPFAAIVAAGARAVMTAHIRVPELTDADPATFSRAVLVDLLRAEYGFTGTIITDALEMKGAAIAAGGVGPAAVRALTAGADLLCIGAQVDADLVERVAAEIVDALADGRLAVTRVEEAAGRAADLAAWTRAAGRSSATADTELGYAAARRAVRVDGLLTGLEQPLVVQLHTESTMAEGRVPWGLGPHLGGASEEVRVIATETDPATLRGLAGDRPIVLVGRHLHRLPGGPALIDALAAQHPVTVVEMGWPAQWRPTGARAFVTTYGASHANGRAAAEALGLAG, encoded by the coding sequence TTGGACCTGGATCCAGGACTGCGCCGGCTGGCGCTGGGCACACTGCTGGCCGCGTACCCGGGACCGGTCCCGCCGGACTGGGCGGTCGACCTGCTGGCCGACGGGCTGGCGGGGCACACCCTGTTCGGCACCAACGTGCACGACACCGCGCAGGTGGCGGCGAGCACCGCGGCGCTGCGCGCGGGCCGGCCGGACGCGCTGATCGCCATCGACGAGGAGGGCGGCGACGTGACCCGGCTGGCGCACGCCACCGGCAGCCCGTACCCCGGAAACGCCGCCCTCGGCGCGATCGGCGACGTGGCGCTCACCCGCCGGGTCTACCAGTCGATCGGCGCCGAGCTGGCCGCGCTGGGCATCACCGTCAACCTCGCCCCGACCGTGGACGTCAACACCGCCGACGACAACCCGGTGATCGGCACCCGCTCCTTCGGCGCGGACCCGGTACGGGTGGCCGCCCACTCGGCCGCGGCCGTGGCCGGCCTCCAGGCCGCCGGTGTGGCCGCCTGCGCGAAGCACTTCCCCGGCCACGGCGCCACCGTCACCGACTCCCACCACGAGTTGCCCACTGTCGATGCTCCGCTGAGCCTGCTCCGGCAGCGGGACCTACCGCCGTTCGCGGCGATCGTCGCCGCCGGGGCCCGCGCCGTGATGACCGCGCACATCCGGGTACCGGAACTCACCGACGCCGATCCGGCCACCTTCAGCCGAGCCGTCCTCGTCGACCTGCTCCGCGCCGAGTACGGCTTCACCGGCACCATCATCACCGACGCGCTGGAGATGAAGGGCGCCGCCATCGCCGCCGGCGGGGTCGGCCCGGCCGCCGTCCGGGCCCTGACCGCCGGGGCCGACCTGCTCTGCATCGGCGCGCAGGTCGACGCCGACCTGGTCGAGCGGGTGGCCGCCGAGATCGTCGACGCGCTCGCCGACGGCCGGCTCGCGGTCACGCGCGTCGAGGAGGCGGCCGGCCGTGCCGCCGACCTCGCCGCCTGGACCCGGGCCGCCGGCAGGTCGTCGGCCACCGCCGACACCGAGCTGGGGTACGCGGCGGCGCGGCGCGCGGTCCGGGTGGACGGCCTGCTGACCGGCCTGGAGCAGCCGCTGGTGGTGCAGTTGCACACCGAGTCGACGATGGCCGAGGGGCGGGTGCCGTGGGGCCTCGGCCCGCACCTGGGCGGGGCGTCCGAGGAGGTCCGGGTGATCGCCACCGAGACCGATCCGGCGACGCTGCGCGGGCTGGCCGGCGACCGGCCCATCGTGCTGGTCGGGCGGCACCTGCACCGGTTGCCCGGTGGCCCCGCGCTGATCGATGCTCTGGCGGCCCAGCACCCGGTGACGGTGGTGGAGATGGGCTGGCCGGCCCAGTGGCGCCCGACGGGTGCGCGCGCGTTCGTCACCACCTACGGCGCGAGCCACGCCAATGGCCGCGCGGCAGCCGAGGCGCTCGGCCTCGCCGGTTGA
- a CDS encoding ROK family transcriptional regulator, which produces MSATRLPGTPRLLRALNDRAALELLLERGPLTRARLGELTGLSKVTASQLVERLEERGLVARVGEQAGGRGPNAQLYAVRPGSAHVVGVDVGPDRVVAACADITGAVIGRVEQSTRDTDDPVGVVHNAVVQAASSAQAQLSSVRRIVLGTPGLVDPGTGDITFAFNLPRWHSGLLAALRDDLHTPVVFENDVNLAAVAEAQSGAAQGLTDFVLVWVGAGVGLAIMLGGRLHHGSSGAAGEIGYLPVPGVPIPRDVSRRAKPAFQQLIGADSVRAVAREHGYPDADAAEAVRAAVAAGADGGPMLDELARRLALGVASTCVVLDPPLVVLAGEVGQAGGAALADRVQQEVSAITLVQPRVVTTGLTEEPILHGALRTALDAVRDEVFGSTVG; this is translated from the coding sequence ATGAGTGCGACCCGGCTGCCCGGCACCCCCCGCCTGTTGCGGGCGCTCAACGACCGTGCCGCGCTGGAACTGCTCCTCGAACGCGGCCCGCTGACCCGGGCCCGGCTGGGCGAGCTGACCGGGCTGTCCAAGGTCACCGCCTCGCAACTGGTCGAGCGCCTGGAGGAGCGTGGCCTGGTCGCGCGGGTCGGCGAGCAGGCCGGCGGACGGGGGCCGAACGCCCAGCTCTACGCCGTCCGCCCGGGCAGCGCGCACGTGGTCGGCGTGGACGTCGGGCCGGACCGGGTGGTCGCCGCCTGCGCCGACATCACCGGCGCGGTGATCGGTCGGGTGGAGCAGTCCACCCGGGACACCGACGACCCGGTGGGCGTGGTGCACAACGCCGTGGTGCAGGCCGCGAGCAGCGCCCAGGCGCAGTTGAGCAGCGTGCGACGGATCGTGCTGGGCACGCCCGGTCTGGTCGACCCCGGCACCGGCGACATCACCTTCGCCTTCAACCTGCCGCGCTGGCACAGTGGGCTGCTCGCCGCGTTGCGGGACGACCTGCACACGCCCGTCGTCTTCGAGAACGACGTGAACCTGGCCGCGGTGGCCGAGGCGCAGTCCGGCGCCGCACAGGGGTTGACGGACTTCGTGCTGGTCTGGGTCGGCGCCGGTGTCGGTCTGGCGATCATGCTGGGCGGTCGGCTGCACCACGGCAGCAGTGGCGCGGCGGGCGAGATCGGTTACCTGCCGGTGCCCGGCGTGCCCATCCCGCGCGACGTCTCCCGTCGCGCCAAGCCCGCCTTCCAGCAGCTGATCGGCGCGGACTCGGTGCGGGCGGTGGCCCGGGAGCACGGCTACCCGGACGCCGACGCCGCCGAGGCGGTCCGTGCGGCTGTCGCGGCCGGGGCGGACGGTGGGCCGATGCTCGACGAGTTGGCCCGCCGGCTCGCCCTCGGTGTGGCCAGCACCTGCGTGGTGCTCGACCCGCCGCTGGTGGTGCTGGCCGGCGAGGTGGGACAGGCCGGCGGCGCCGCGCTCGCCGACCGGGTGCAGCAGGAGGTGTCCGCGATCACCCTGGTCCAGCCCCGGGTGGTGACGACCGGGCTGACCGAGGAGCCGATCCTGCACGGGGCGCTGCGCACCGCGCTCGACGCCGTCCGCGACGAGGTCTTCGGCTCCACCGTCGGCTGA
- a CDS encoding ABC transporter permease subunit — translation MNLVRAEVERLSARRFVQLMVVLLVAAFAVTAATTLAGSHRPTAEEMNAARAQAAESRQGMELAYQQCLARQNGTLPQSEMGNYFPEECASIDPIRQDRLPVAADFLPGVFSFAGQARPLLYFLIAFLALFGFLVGASYIGADLNSGGVVNLLLWRPRRLAVLTAKLGTLLAAVLALSVLASLAYLATFWTIGQTAGLPGRLDGEFWRSLGAVHGRGLVLVLMASAVGFAIATLGRHTAAALGAAAAYAVLWELGGRLVLEIVDAARPDRFMLSSHIATWLSGRTEFFDGRICTGSGASDCAGFYALTWGPSLLVLLALTGALTVAAFAAFRRRDLI, via the coding sequence GTGAATCTGGTACGTGCCGAGGTGGAGCGACTGTCCGCGCGTCGCTTCGTACAACTCATGGTCGTCCTGCTGGTGGCGGCGTTCGCCGTCACGGCGGCGACGACGCTCGCCGGCTCACACCGGCCGACCGCCGAGGAGATGAACGCGGCGCGCGCACAGGCGGCCGAGTCGCGGCAGGGTATGGAACTCGCCTACCAGCAGTGTCTGGCCCGCCAGAACGGCACGCTTCCGCAGAGCGAGATGGGGAACTACTTCCCCGAGGAGTGCGCGTCGATCGACCCGATCCGGCAGGATCGGCTGCCGGTCGCGGCCGACTTCCTGCCGGGTGTCTTCAGCTTCGCCGGGCAGGCGCGGCCGCTGCTCTACTTCCTCATCGCGTTCCTGGCGCTGTTCGGTTTCCTGGTCGGCGCGTCCTACATCGGCGCGGACCTGAACTCCGGCGGCGTGGTGAACCTGCTGCTCTGGCGACCGCGCCGGTTGGCGGTCCTCACGGCCAAGCTGGGCACCCTGCTCGCGGCGGTGCTGGCTCTCTCGGTGCTGGCGTCGCTGGCCTACCTGGCGACGTTCTGGACGATCGGGCAGACCGCCGGCTTGCCGGGCCGGCTGGACGGCGAGTTCTGGCGCTCTCTCGGCGCGGTGCACGGCCGCGGTCTGGTGCTGGTGCTGATGGCCTCGGCGGTGGGCTTCGCGATCGCCACGCTGGGCCGGCACACCGCGGCGGCGCTGGGGGCGGCGGCGGCGTACGCGGTGCTCTGGGAGTTGGGCGGCCGTCTGGTGTTGGAGATCGTCGACGCCGCGCGGCCGGACCGGTTCATGCTCTCCAGCCACATCGCGACGTGGCTCAGCGGTAGGACGGAATTCTTCGACGGCCGGATCTGCACCGGCAGCGGCGCCAGCGACTGCGCCGGCTTCTACGCCCTCACCTGGGGGCCGTCGCTGCTGGTGCTGCTCGCCCTCACCGGCGCGCTGACGGTGGCGGCGTTCGCCGCCTTCCGTCGCCGGGATCTGATCTGA
- a CDS encoding ATP-binding cassette domain-containing protein: MSAVIEIEGLRKTFHSVRDGRRVAVDGFDLLVEAGQVHGFLGPNGSGKTTTLRALLGLVRADAGRMRILGEPSPELLPRVAGQVGAIVESPQFFGNFTGHRTLRLLARAGGVPVSRVDESLELVGLRDRGDERVKGYSLGMKQRLAVASALLKDPRLLILDEPANGLDPAGIREMRDLMLSLAANGVTVLVSSHILAEIQLICDHVTIISRGRRVAFGRVDEVLAGHDRHEFLVRVAEPERAVELLEAARLTAVVDGDALVVSGVGDPTVVSRVLGEQGLWVGELTPLRPDLESVFLELTGAQADPSVPRQVDDSARSYAGADDAVIELDRGVDA; encoded by the coding sequence ATGAGCGCGGTCATCGAGATCGAGGGTCTGCGCAAGACCTTCCACAGCGTTCGCGACGGTCGGCGGGTGGCGGTGGACGGCTTCGACCTGCTGGTCGAGGCGGGCCAGGTGCACGGCTTCCTCGGCCCCAACGGCTCCGGCAAGACCACCACGCTGCGGGCCCTGCTCGGGCTGGTACGCGCCGACGCGGGACGGATGCGGATCCTCGGCGAACCGTCGCCGGAGCTGCTGCCCCGGGTGGCGGGCCAGGTCGGCGCGATCGTCGAGAGTCCACAGTTCTTCGGCAACTTCACCGGGCATCGCACGTTGCGCCTGTTGGCCAGGGCCGGTGGGGTGCCGGTCTCCCGGGTGGACGAGTCGCTGGAGCTGGTCGGCCTGCGCGACCGCGGCGACGAGCGGGTGAAGGGCTACTCGCTGGGCATGAAGCAGCGCCTCGCTGTCGCGTCGGCGCTGCTCAAGGACCCCCGGCTGCTGATCCTCGACGAGCCGGCCAACGGGCTGGACCCGGCGGGCATCCGCGAGATGCGGGACCTGATGCTGTCGCTCGCGGCGAACGGGGTCACCGTCCTGGTGTCCAGTCACATCCTGGCCGAGATCCAACTGATCTGCGACCACGTCACGATCATCTCGCGCGGGCGGCGGGTGGCCTTCGGCCGGGTGGACGAGGTGCTGGCGGGCCACGACCGGCACGAGTTCCTGGTGCGGGTGGCCGAGCCGGAACGCGCCGTCGAACTGCTGGAAGCCGCCCGGTTGACGGCTGTCGTCGACGGTGACGCGTTGGTGGTGAGCGGGGTGGGCGATCCGACGGTGGTCAGCCGGGTGCTCGGCGAGCAGGGGCTGTGGGTGGGTGAGCTGACGCCGCTCCGGCCGGACCTGGAGAGCGTCTTCCTCGAACTGACCGGCGCGCAGGCGGACCCGTCGGTGCCCCGGCAGGTCGACGACTCGGCGCGGTCGTACGCCGGCGCCGACGATGCGGTCATCGAACTCGATCGGGGTGTGGACGCGTGA